A single region of the Geitlerinema sp. PCC 9228 genome encodes:
- a CDS encoding 4Fe-4S single cluster domain-containing protein, with the protein MTSLNLAEICPNSRTLGPGNRFIIWVQGCCFRCRDCISPEWIPQKTATLVSPQRLGDLILSTADIEGITISGGEPMLQAAALSELLAYLRSHSDLSAICYSGFTLSQLRQKSDRDIEALLAKLDVLIDGQYIPELNDNRGWRGSQNQTVHFLTSRYRHQAEKFTQRRRDVEIHIRNEEALMVGVPPHNFRETFHQAIDISIKQLGFRVVQIFVKFLNVWRRI; encoded by the coding sequence ATGACTTCCCTCAACCTTGCCGAAATTTGTCCGAACAGCCGTACCCTAGGACCGGGAAATCGGTTTATCATTTGGGTACAGGGGTGTTGCTTTCGCTGTCGCGATTGTATTTCCCCGGAGTGGATTCCCCAGAAAACGGCGACTTTGGTTTCTCCCCAACGCCTGGGAGATTTGATTTTATCCACTGCCGACATTGAGGGAATTACCATTTCCGGTGGCGAACCCATGTTGCAGGCGGCAGCTTTATCGGAATTGCTGGCTTACTTGCGTTCCCATAGCGACTTGTCGGCTATTTGCTACAGTGGTTTTACTTTATCGCAGTTGCGACAAAAAAGCGATCGCGACATTGAGGCATTGTTAGCGAAACTAGATGTTCTCATCGACGGTCAGTATATTCCGGAACTCAACGACAATCGCGGCTGGCGGGGTTCGCAAAATCAAACGGTACACTTTCTCACCTCTCGCTACCGTCACCAAGCAGAAAAGTTTACCCAACGCCGCCGGGATGTGGAAATTCATATCCGGAATGAGGAGGCGTTGATGGTGGGAGTTCCTCCCCACAACTTTCGCGAAACTTTCCATCAAGCGATCGATATTAGTATAAAGCAACTCGGATTTAGGGTTGTTCAGATTTTTGTCAAATTTTTGAATGTTTGGCGTAGAATTTAG
- a CDS encoding AAA family ATPase gives MNYNIYISERFKRAVTLHIVKNLLPDPPFQAPLLLGIHGPSGYGKTFQCECILREMGIEEFLISGGQLESGTAGEPAKLVREQYIAASRSIQKGESKAAAVLINDVDTGLGNWGEQVQTTINTQTVYGELMHLVDYPTSVEGRRTERIPIILTGNDFTKLYDPLVRAGRMEAFEWNPTVQEKSEIVSGIFPELEPKDCQQLVHDFPNCSIAFFSHLRSIILDDLLWESIQTQGGGRYVIDQLIRGYQFPFGKYFTTNMIYKNIYLAGKELLNSGQLVNHLKK, from the coding sequence ATGAATTATAATATTTATATATCTGAAAGGTTTAAGCGTGCTGTCACTCTACATATAGTTAAAAATTTACTTCCCGATCCTCCTTTTCAAGCTCCACTACTTTTAGGTATCCATGGTCCATCTGGATATGGAAAAACTTTTCAATGTGAATGTATTTTACGGGAAATGGGGATTGAAGAATTTTTAATATCGGGTGGTCAGCTGGAAAGTGGTACAGCAGGAGAACCAGCTAAACTTGTAAGAGAGCAATATATTGCAGCTAGTCGAAGCATTCAAAAGGGAGAAAGTAAAGCGGCTGCCGTTTTAATTAATGATGTAGATACAGGTTTAGGCAACTGGGGAGAACAAGTCCAAACCACTATCAATACCCAAACGGTCTACGGTGAGTTAATGCATCTTGTAGATTATCCTACATCTGTCGAAGGAAGAAGGACAGAACGCATTCCAATTATTTTAACAGGAAATGACTTCACTAAACTATACGATCCATTAGTTCGAGCTGGTAGAATGGAAGCTTTTGAGTGGAATCCTACTGTACAAGAAAAATCCGAAATCGTATCGGGTATTTTCCCCGAACTTGAACCTAAGGATTGTCAGCAATTGGTCCATGATTTTCCCAATTGTTCTATTGCTTTTTTCTCCCATCTTCGTTCAATTATTTTAGATGATTTACTTTGGGAAAGTATTCAGACACAAGGAGGAGGTCGATATGTAATAGATCAATTAATCAGAGGATATCAATTTCCATTTGGAAAATACTTTACTACTAATATGATTTATAAAAACATTTACCTGGCTGGAAAAGAATTGTTGAATTCTGGTCAATTGGTGAACCATCTAAAAAAATAA